One window of Mauremys reevesii isolate NIE-2019 linkage group 4, ASM1616193v1, whole genome shotgun sequence genomic DNA carries:
- the LOC120405023 gene encoding carbohydrate sulfotransferase 9-like isoform X2: MVHWDTYSWCTALCFDTSTPVPKEDWLMSQVYRRDILNSTCLMNNLSHSQSKLKHNVARQIFVEHNHKFIYCEVPKVGCSNWKKIILLLTMNLSRKANEVQQDFIHRTPLIKKLSSYPSDYQEELLTSYTKVMFTRDPLERLVSAYRDKLLHSEPYYSITVANEIKAMFRKNKNSTEKVTFQEFVNFILTKKQEHLDIHWQPMFLLCDPCNIHYDILGKFETLEQDSEHVLRNIGAPEDLHYPNFKTHSSEKRTNDDITLEYLRKLSSEQIEKIKKLYQKDFALFNYPYDLKMNLYESDTV, translated from the exons ATGGTGCACTGGGATACCTACTCATGGTGCACCGCACTTTGCtttgacacaagtactcctg TTCCTAAGGAAGATTGGCTGATGAGTCAAGTCTATCGCAGAGACATACTGAACTCCACCTGCCTGATGAACAACCTCTCTCATTCACAAAGCAAACTGAAACATAATGTTGCAAGACAGATCTTTGTGGAACATAATCACAAGTTCATCTACTGTGAGGTGCCCAAGGTGGGCTGCTCCAACTGGAAGAAAATCATCCTTCTCCTCACAATGAACCTGAGCAGAAAGGCTAATGAAGTCCAACAGGACTTCATCCACCGTACCCCACTGATAAAGAAGCTGAGTTCTTACCCTTCTGACTACCAGGAGGAATTGCTGACCAGTTACACCAAAGTGATGTTCACCAGAGATCCCCTGGAACGGTTGGTTTCAGCTTACAGAGACAAGCTTCTGCACTCTGAGCCATACTATAGTATCACTGTGGCAAATGAGATCAAGGCCATGttcaggaaaaacaaaaattcaaCTGAAAAGGTGACTTTCCAGGAGTTTGTTAACTTTATTCTGACAAAAAAACAAGAACATCTGGATATTCACTGGCAACCAATGTTTCTACTCTGTGATCCTTGCAACATTCACTATGACATCCTGGGGAAGTTTGAGACCTTGGAACAAGATTCTGAACATGTTCTCAGGAACATTGGAGCCCCAGAGGATCTGCACTACCCTAACTTTAAGACACATAGCTCAGAGAAACGTACTAATGATGATATCACCCTGGAATATCTCAGAAAGCTGAGCTCAGAGCAAATTGAAAAGATCAAGAAGCTGTACCAGAAGGATTTTGCCTTGTTTAACTATCCTTATGATTTGAAAATGAACCTTTATGAGAGTGATACAGTATGA
- the LOC120405023 gene encoding carbohydrate sulfotransferase 9-like isoform X1, translating into MVDKVFQKVFIFLVLIFIFGSLLSGAFYKWQTKMMIPKEDWLMSQVYRRDILNSTCLMNNLSHSQSKLKHNVARQIFVEHNHKFIYCEVPKVGCSNWKKIILLLTMNLSRKANEVQQDFIHRTPLIKKLSSYPSDYQEELLTSYTKVMFTRDPLERLVSAYRDKLLHSEPYYSITVANEIKAMFRKNKNSTEKVTFQEFVNFILTKKQEHLDIHWQPMFLLCDPCNIHYDILGKFETLEQDSEHVLRNIGAPEDLHYPNFKTHSSEKRTNDDITLEYLRKLSSEQIEKIKKLYQKDFALFNYPYDLKMNLYESDTV; encoded by the exons ATGGTGGACAAGGTTTTCCAGAAGGTGTTCATTTTCCTTGTCCTAATTTTCATTTTTGGAAGTCTTCTTTCTGGGGCATTCTACAAGTGGCAAACAAAAATGATGA TTCCTAAGGAAGATTGGCTGATGAGTCAAGTCTATCGCAGAGACATACTGAACTCCACCTGCCTGATGAACAACCTCTCTCATTCACAAAGCAAACTGAAACATAATGTTGCAAGACAGATCTTTGTGGAACATAATCACAAGTTCATCTACTGTGAGGTGCCCAAGGTGGGCTGCTCCAACTGGAAGAAAATCATCCTTCTCCTCACAATGAACCTGAGCAGAAAGGCTAATGAAGTCCAACAGGACTTCATCCACCGTACCCCACTGATAAAGAAGCTGAGTTCTTACCCTTCTGACTACCAGGAGGAATTGCTGACCAGTTACACCAAAGTGATGTTCACCAGAGATCCCCTGGAACGGTTGGTTTCAGCTTACAGAGACAAGCTTCTGCACTCTGAGCCATACTATAGTATCACTGTGGCAAATGAGATCAAGGCCATGttcaggaaaaacaaaaattcaaCTGAAAAGGTGACTTTCCAGGAGTTTGTTAACTTTATTCTGACAAAAAAACAAGAACATCTGGATATTCACTGGCAACCAATGTTTCTACTCTGTGATCCTTGCAACATTCACTATGACATCCTGGGGAAGTTTGAGACCTTGGAACAAGATTCTGAACATGTTCTCAGGAACATTGGAGCCCCAGAGGATCTGCACTACCCTAACTTTAAGACACATAGCTCAGAGAAACGTACTAATGATGATATCACCCTGGAATATCTCAGAAAGCTGAGCTCAGAGCAAATTGAAAAGATCAAGAAGCTGTACCAGAAGGATTTTGCCTTGTTTAACTATCCTTATGATTTGAAAATGAACCTTTATGAGAGTGATACAGTATGA